The Episyrphus balteatus chromosome 4, idEpiBalt1.1, whole genome shotgun sequence genome includes a window with the following:
- the LOC129918598 gene encoding uncharacterized protein LOC129918598 — protein MSTVRSDQLFLDGENYQQRTMPNKQFHSERKHNIRKHALGEIKNVIHNHASVTPFKGHQIPGPSKNICTDLFKKHSQHLKSQFDGEQQIKIQPIVTAKTEELYKEDLPTPRKCNKNCHKGLEEIWSEMNVLEPDVLERLINGNGEIEDDFDLPDRNIPPPTIDFDDLEFDLEFDVQDPYEMENKKLLEKILAEDQARTEFPLANEWIDSL, from the exons ATGTCAACAGTTCGAAGTGATCAATTATTTTTGGATGGTGAAAATTACCAACAGCGAACCATGCCAAATAAACAATTCCATTCGGAGCGCAAGCACAACATTCGCAAACATGCCTTGGGTGAAATCAAAAATGTAATCCACAATCATGCCTCGGTAACACCATTCAAAGGTCACCAAATACCCGgtccatcaaaaaatatctgcactgatttatttaaaaaacattctCAACATCTTAAATCACAATTTGATGGAGAACAACAGATCAAAATTCAACCCATTGTCACAGCCAAGACCGAAGAGCTATACAAAGAAGATTTACCAACTCCAAGGAAGTGTAACAAAAATTGTCACAAAG GCTTGGAAGAAATATGGTCAGAAATGAATGTTCTTGAACCAGATGTATTGGAACGACTAATCAATGGCAATGGGGAAATTGAAGATGACTTCGATCTGCCAGATCGTAATATACCACCACCAACAATCGATTTTGATGATTTAGAATTCGATTTGGAATTTGATGTACAGGATCCATACGAAATGGAAAATAAGAAATTACTCGAGAAGATATTGGCTGAGGATCAAGCTCGAACTGAGTTTCCTTTGGCTAATGAGTGGATAGATAGTTTGTAA